From a single Rhizobium lusitanum genomic region:
- a CDS encoding VOC family protein, translating into MLHHISFGVSNIERAATFYDAALAPLGYIRVWEDLRPGEMDQAVGYGIAGGGDKLALKFCPEGQRPPGPGFHLALAAPSKQGVVDFYEAAIEHGGTGNGFPGLRPHYGPHYFAAFVIDPDGHHIEAVFNSPD; encoded by the coding sequence ATGCTTCATCATATTTCCTTCGGCGTCTCCAACATTGAACGCGCAGCGACATTCTACGATGCTGCTCTTGCCCCGCTTGGATATATTCGCGTTTGGGAGGATCTCAGGCCGGGAGAAATGGATCAGGCCGTCGGCTACGGCATTGCCGGCGGTGGCGACAAGCTGGCGTTGAAGTTCTGTCCGGAAGGTCAGCGGCCGCCCGGTCCGGGTTTTCATCTGGCCTTGGCCGCGCCAAGCAAACAAGGTGTTGTCGACTTCTATGAAGCGGCTATCGAACATGGAGGAACAGGCAACGGTTTCCCCGGCCTTCGACCACACTATGGGCCACATTATTTTGCGGCATTCGTGATCGATCCGGATGGCCATCATATCGAAGCCGTCTTCAATTCTCCCGATTGA
- a CDS encoding zinc transporter ZntB, translated as MEASNSSTVSYGTEPGLRFASLLDGQGGCRQLSLEQSGSCKPGEGVTWLHFERDHPATADWITHKSGLDPFVIEALLEEESRPRVEPVGDGLLIILRGVCATSPDGTTQKPTDIDLVPLHLWVDGDRIVSLRDSGHYITALRDIRLALEKKKGPQRSGDLLALIGDKLVRDLEPVLDAMDEEVDELDELIFHGEAGQVRERLKLLRRRAVQLRRYLAPQRDALNRIEHDDAPWLAERDKLRMREVIDKLMRYIEYLDAIRDRTSILHDDLSTVISERIARNSNRLAALAALLLPPSVVAGLFGMNVGGIPGVNDTWAFVVIVLFVTVTSIATLWVLKRINWL; from the coding sequence ATGGAAGCATCGAACAGCTCGACGGTCAGCTACGGCACCGAACCGGGATTGCGTTTCGCTTCCCTGCTCGACGGACAGGGCGGCTGCCGACAGCTCAGCCTGGAACAGAGCGGCTCCTGCAAGCCCGGAGAGGGTGTCACCTGGCTGCATTTCGAGCGCGATCATCCCGCCACCGCCGACTGGATCACCCACAAGAGCGGCCTTGACCCTTTCGTCATCGAAGCGCTGCTGGAAGAAGAATCCCGTCCGCGCGTCGAGCCGGTGGGCGACGGGTTGCTGATCATCCTGCGCGGCGTCTGCGCGACATCGCCGGATGGTACGACGCAGAAGCCCACCGATATCGACCTCGTGCCGCTGCATCTCTGGGTCGATGGCGACCGCATCGTTTCGCTGCGCGACAGCGGCCATTACATCACGGCGCTGCGCGATATCCGCCTAGCGCTGGAAAAGAAGAAGGGGCCGCAGCGCTCAGGCGACCTGCTGGCCCTCATCGGCGACAAGCTGGTGCGCGATCTCGAACCCGTGCTCGATGCCATGGACGAAGAGGTGGATGAGCTTGACGAGCTGATTTTTCACGGCGAAGCCGGTCAGGTGCGCGAGCGCCTGAAGCTTTTGCGCCGACGGGCCGTGCAGCTTCGCCGTTATCTCGCGCCGCAGCGCGACGCGCTGAACCGCATCGAACATGACGATGCCCCCTGGCTTGCCGAACGCGACAAGCTGCGCATGCGAGAGGTCATCGACAAGCTGATGCGCTATATCGAATATCTCGACGCCATCCGCGACCGCACCAGCATCCTGCATGACGACTTGTCGACCGTCATCAGCGAGCGCATCGCCCGCAACTCCAACCGCCTCGCCGCCCTTGCCGCCCTGCTCCTGCCGCCGAGCGTGGTGGCCGGCCTGTTCGGCATGAATGTCGGCGGCATTCCCGGCGTCAACGACACTTGGGCCTTCGTCGTCATAGTCCTCTTCGTGACGGTCACGTCGATCGCCACCCTCTGGGTGTTGAAGCGCATCAACTGGCTTTAG
- a CDS encoding ABC transporter ATP-binding protein, producing the protein MLELRNVSKSVSGETHIAETNLTLQRGTLNVLLGPTLSGKTSLMRLMAGLDKPTTGTIHVDDADVTGVPVQRRNVAMVYQQFINYPAMTVYDNIASPMRLGGTDAETIDREVKKAADILRLGPFLDRLPLSLSGGQQQRTALARAIVKNAGLVLLDEPLANLDYKLREELRAELPRIFAESGAIFVYATTEPSEALLLGGNTATLSKGRITQFGPTIDVFRSPKDLMTATTFADPPLNTITLDKRGNQFVLNDSIRLPVPQGLEDRTDGPYTIAFQPHHLALKPQTPDAVAAPARVMVTEITGSESYIHIDFADRRWVMLIQGVQDIDVDDAIDVYIDPRHIMVFDTDGAAVTPALQQAA; encoded by the coding sequence GTGCTTGAACTCAGAAACGTGTCGAAGTCGGTCAGCGGCGAAACGCATATTGCTGAAACGAACCTGACGCTACAGCGCGGCACGCTGAATGTCCTTCTCGGACCGACGCTGTCGGGCAAGACGTCGCTGATGCGGCTGATGGCCGGTCTCGACAAGCCGACGACGGGCACAATCCATGTCGATGACGCCGACGTCACCGGCGTCCCCGTGCAGCGTCGCAACGTCGCCATGGTCTACCAGCAATTCATCAACTATCCGGCGATGACCGTCTACGACAACATCGCCTCGCCCATGCGCCTCGGCGGCACCGACGCGGAGACGATCGACCGCGAGGTGAAGAAGGCGGCCGACATTTTGCGGCTCGGCCCCTTCCTCGATCGCCTGCCGCTCAGCCTCTCCGGCGGCCAGCAGCAGCGCACGGCGCTTGCCCGCGCCATCGTCAAGAATGCCGGCCTGGTGCTGCTCGATGAGCCACTCGCCAATCTCGACTATAAGCTGCGCGAAGAACTGCGCGCCGAGCTGCCAAGAATCTTCGCCGAATCCGGCGCCATCTTCGTCTACGCCACCACCGAACCCTCCGAAGCACTGCTTCTGGGCGGCAATACCGCAACCCTGTCCAAGGGCCGCATCACCCAGTTCGGGCCGACGATCGATGTCTTCCGCAGCCCGAAGGACCTGATGACCGCCACCACCTTCGCCGATCCGCCGCTGAACACCATCACGCTCGACAAGCGCGGTAATCAGTTCGTGCTGAACGACAGCATTCGCCTGCCAGTGCCGCAGGGCCTCGAGGACCGGACGGACGGTCCCTACACGATCGCCTTCCAGCCGCATCATCTGGCGCTGAAGCCGCAGACGCCGGACGCCGTCGCCGCACCCGCAAGGGTGATGGTGACCGAGATCACCGGTTCGGAAAGCTACATCCACATCGATTTCGCTGACCGGCGCTGGGTGATGCTGATCCAGGGCGTCCAGGACATCGACGTCGACGATGCGATCGACGTCTACATCGACCCGCGCCACATCATGGTGTTCGACACCGATGGCGCCGCCGTTACACCCGCCCTGCAACAGGCGGCCTGA
- a CDS encoding ABC transporter ATP-binding protein, producing the protein MARIDLDHIRHAYNDHPKSDADYALKEVHHSWEDGSAYALLGPSGCGKTTLLNIVSGLVRASEGRILFDGKDVTRLSTQERNIAQVFQFPVVYDTMTVYENLAFPLRNRHIPEADVKRKVDEIIEMIGLSDSANRKARGLTADAKQKISLGRGLVRSDVNAILFDEPLTVIDPHMKWVLRSQLKQLHRRFGFTMVYVTHDQTEALTFADKVVVMYNGEVVQIGTPNDLFERPRHTFVGYFIGSPGMNVMPIEIDGRNARLGNRTIALPGAPLERREGRSELGIRPEFVRLCREGMPATVTKVEDLGRRKVVRAKLDGQDIVAVIGEDQTVPAEPHIAFDPAGINIYANSWRVEMGA; encoded by the coding sequence ATGGCACGCATCGACCTTGATCATATCAGACACGCCTATAACGACCATCCGAAGTCCGACGCGGATTATGCGCTGAAGGAAGTGCATCATAGCTGGGAGGACGGCAGCGCCTATGCGCTGCTCGGGCCGTCCGGCTGCGGCAAGACCACGCTGCTCAACATCGTCTCCGGCCTGGTGCGCGCCTCGGAAGGCCGCATCCTCTTCGACGGCAAGGACGTGACCCGGCTATCGACCCAGGAGCGCAACATCGCTCAGGTCTTCCAGTTCCCGGTCGTCTACGACACGATGACGGTCTATGAGAACCTCGCCTTCCCGTTGCGCAACCGGCACATTCCGGAAGCCGACGTGAAGCGCAAGGTCGATGAGATCATCGAGATGATCGGTCTGTCCGACAGCGCCAATCGCAAGGCGCGGGGCCTGACGGCCGACGCCAAGCAGAAGATCTCGCTCGGTCGCGGCCTGGTGCGCTCCGACGTCAACGCCATCCTGTTCGACGAGCCGCTGACGGTTATCGATCCGCATATGAAATGGGTGCTGCGCTCGCAGCTGAAACAGCTCCACCGCCGCTTCGGCTTCACCATGGTCTACGTCACCCACGACCAGACCGAAGCGCTGACCTTCGCCGACAAGGTGGTGGTGATGTACAATGGCGAGGTGGTGCAGATCGGCACGCCGAACGACCTGTTCGAGCGGCCGCGCCATACCTTCGTCGGCTATTTCATCGGCTCGCCGGGCATGAACGTCATGCCGATCGAGATCGACGGCCGCAATGCACGGCTCGGCAACCGCACCATCGCCCTCCCCGGCGCGCCTCTCGAGCGCCGCGAAGGCCGCTCCGAACTCGGCATCCGCCCGGAATTCGTCCGCCTCTGCCGCGAAGGCATGCCGGCGACAGTCACAAAGGTCGAGGATCTCGGCCGCCGCAAAGTGGTGCGCGCCAAGCTGGATGGACAGGACATCGTCGCCGTCATCGGCGAGGACCAGACCGTGCCGGCCGAACCGCACATCGCGTTTGATCCCGCCGGCATCAATATCTACGCCAACTCCTGGCGCGTCGAGATGGGAGCCTGA
- a CDS encoding carbohydrate ABC transporter permease codes for MDKTWNNKAWFMLIPVLVLVGFSAVIPLMTVVNYSLQDTFGNNVFFWAGTQWFEEILRSSRFWDAMFRNLIFSFTILAIEVPLGIFIALNMPKKGVGVPLCLVLMALPLLIPWNVVGTIWQVFGRSDIGLMGYVLVGLGIDYNYVSDPVDAWATIILMDVWHWTSLVVLLCYAGLASIPDAFYQAAKIDGASRWSVFRYIQLPKMNRVLLIAVLLRFMDSFMIYTEPFVVTGGGPGNSTTFLSIDLVKIALGQFDLGPAAAMSLVYFLIVLLLSWVFYTVMTNYDAGATR; via the coding sequence ATGGACAAGACCTGGAACAACAAAGCCTGGTTCATGCTCATTCCTGTCCTGGTGCTGGTCGGCTTCTCGGCCGTCATTCCGCTGATGACGGTGGTGAACTATTCGTTGCAGGACACTTTTGGCAACAACGTCTTCTTCTGGGCGGGCACCCAATGGTTCGAGGAGATCCTCCGTTCCAGCCGCTTCTGGGACGCGATGTTCCGCAACCTGATCTTCTCCTTCACCATCCTGGCGATCGAGGTGCCCCTCGGCATCTTCATCGCCCTCAACATGCCGAAGAAGGGCGTCGGCGTGCCGCTCTGCCTGGTACTGATGGCCCTGCCGCTGCTGATCCCGTGGAATGTCGTCGGCACGATCTGGCAGGTGTTCGGGCGCAGCGATATCGGCCTGATGGGCTATGTCCTCGTCGGCCTCGGCATCGACTATAATTACGTGTCCGATCCGGTCGACGCCTGGGCGACGATCATCCTCATGGACGTCTGGCACTGGACCAGCCTTGTCGTGCTACTCTGCTATGCGGGCCTTGCCTCCATTCCCGACGCCTTCTACCAGGCCGCCAAGATCGACGGCGCCTCACGCTGGTCCGTCTTCCGCTACATCCAGCTGCCGAAGATGAACCGGGTGCTTTTGATCGCCGTGCTGCTGCGCTTCATGGACAGCTTCATGATCTATACCGAACCCTTCGTCGTCACCGGCGGCGGCCCCGGCAATTCCACGACCTTCCTGTCGATCGACCTTGTGAAGATTGCGCTCGGCCAGTTCGACCTCGGCCCCGCAGCGGCAATGTCGCTCGTCTACTTCCTGATCGTGCTGCTGTTGTCCTGGGTCTTCTACACCGTCATGACCAATTATGATGCGGGAGCGACGCGATGA
- a CDS encoding carbohydrate ABC transporter permease, translated as MSAKPLSTTADDATMHQLAASSSTANAPATTGTQSVSRHREEGRWSWVVPTLYIIFLLLPIYWLVNMSFKTNEEIVGGLTLYPHAPTLRNYTIIFTDPSWYKGYINSITYVVMNMVISVGCALPAAYAFSRYRFLGDKHVFFWLLTNRMAPPAVFALPFFQLYSAFGLIDTHIAVALAHCLFNVPLAVWILEGFMSGVPKEIDETAYIDGYSFPRFFIKIFIPLIASGIGVAAFFCFMFSWVELLIARTLTVTDAKPIAAIMTRTVSASGMDWGLLAAAGVLTLVPGALVIYFVRNYIAKGFALGRV; from the coding sequence ATGAGCGCCAAACCTCTTTCCACCACGGCCGACGATGCGACGATGCACCAATTGGCCGCCTCAAGCTCCACCGCGAACGCTCCGGCCACCACCGGCACACAATCGGTAAGCCGTCATCGTGAAGAGGGACGCTGGTCCTGGGTGGTGCCGACGCTCTACATTATCTTCCTGCTCCTGCCGATCTACTGGCTCGTCAACATGAGCTTCAAGACCAATGAGGAGATCGTCGGCGGATTGACGCTCTATCCGCATGCGCCGACACTGCGCAACTACACGATCATCTTCACCGATCCGTCCTGGTACAAGGGCTATATCAACTCGATCACCTATGTCGTCATGAACATGGTGATCTCGGTTGGCTGTGCGCTTCCGGCCGCCTACGCCTTCTCGCGCTACCGCTTCCTTGGCGACAAGCACGTTTTCTTCTGGCTCTTGACCAACCGCATGGCGCCGCCGGCGGTCTTCGCACTGCCCTTCTTCCAGCTCTATTCGGCCTTCGGCCTGATCGACACCCATATCGCCGTGGCGCTGGCGCACTGCCTGTTCAATGTGCCGCTCGCGGTCTGGATCCTCGAAGGCTTCATGTCCGGCGTGCCGAAGGAAATCGACGAGACGGCCTATATCGACGGCTATTCGTTCCCGCGTTTCTTCATCAAGATCTTCATTCCGCTGATCGCCAGCGGCATCGGCGTCGCAGCCTTCTTCTGCTTCATGTTCTCTTGGGTCGAGCTTCTGATCGCCCGCACGCTGACGGTGACCGACGCCAAGCCGATCGCCGCCATCATGACGCGCACGGTCTCGGCCTCGGGCATGGATTGGGGTCTGCTTGCCGCCGCCGGCGTGCTGACATTGGTCCCTGGCGCACTCGTCATCTATTTCGTCCGCAACTACATCGCCAAGGGCTTCGCGCTCGGTCGCGTCTGA
- a CDS encoding DUF2160 domain-containing protein, whose product MNTDFSWMAWTPPTALFFATILALLIGMAVWEYVSPGGNPRIGILHFETTRGDRLFVSLLGAAFIHIGWLGLIGPSLWWAVAISVVYAIGVFRLV is encoded by the coding sequence ATGAATACCGATTTTTCCTGGATGGCCTGGACGCCGCCGACCGCGCTGTTCTTTGCCACGATCCTGGCACTGCTGATCGGCATGGCCGTCTGGGAATATGTTTCGCCCGGCGGCAATCCGCGCATCGGCATCCTGCATTTCGAAACAACGCGCGGCGACCGGTTGTTCGTCTCACTGCTCGGCGCCGCCTTCATCCACATCGGATGGCTGGGTCTGATCGGGCCTAGCCTTTGGTGGGCGGTCGCAATTTCCGTGGTCTACGCCATTGGCGTCTTCCGCCTAGTCTAG
- a CDS encoding ABC transporter substrate-binding protein, whose product MRRNLLTTTAVVLLALAGSAQAGMNEAKTFLDKEIGDVSTLARADQEKEMQWFVDAAKPFQGMEIKVVSETLTTHQYESQVLAPAFTAITGIKVTHDVIQEGDVVEKIQTQMQTGQNLYDGWVNDSDLIGTHWRYKQVRNLTDWMAGEGKDVTNPGLDIADFIGTSFTTAPDKKLYQLPDQQFANLYWFRYDWFNDEKNKADFKAKYGYDLGVPVNWSAYEDIAEFFTGRDVNGKKVFGHMDYGKKDPSLGWRFTDAWLSMAGNGDKGLPNGLPVDEWGIKVDANSRPVGSCVARGGDTNGPAAVYSIQKYLDWLKAYAPPEAQGMTFSESGPVPSQGNVAQQIFWYTAFTADMVKPGLPVMNADGTPKWRMAPSPHGVYWKDGMKLGYQDVGSWTLMKSTPIDRAKAAWLYAQFVTSKTVDVKKSHVGLTFIRESTIRDKSFTKRAPELGGLIEFYRSPARVQWSPTGTNVPDYPKLAQLWWQAIGDAASGAKTAQGAMDALCADQEKVMQRIERAGVQGDIGPKLAEEHDLAYWNADAVKNGHLAPQLKIATEKEKPVTVNYDELVKSWADAQK is encoded by the coding sequence ATGCGACGGAATCTCTTAACAACGACGGCAGTCGTGCTGCTGGCTCTGGCCGGGTCGGCTCAGGCCGGCATGAATGAAGCCAAGACATTCCTGGACAAGGAGATCGGCGACGTTTCGACGCTCGCGCGCGCCGACCAGGAAAAGGAAATGCAATGGTTCGTCGACGCGGCCAAGCCCTTCCAGGGCATGGAGATCAAGGTCGTCTCGGAAACCCTGACCACCCACCAGTATGAATCGCAGGTTCTGGCACCGGCCTTCACCGCCATCACCGGCATCAAGGTCACCCACGACGTCATCCAGGAAGGCGACGTCGTCGAGAAGATCCAGACGCAGATGCAGACCGGCCAGAACCTCTATGACGGCTGGGTCAACGATTCCGACTTGATCGGCACGCATTGGCGCTACAAGCAGGTCCGCAACCTCACCGACTGGATGGCCGGCGAAGGCAAGGACGTCACCAATCCCGGCCTCGACATCGCCGATTTCATCGGCACCAGCTTCACCACCGCTCCGGACAAGAAGCTCTACCAGCTTCCCGACCAGCAGTTCGCCAACCTTTACTGGTTCCGTTACGACTGGTTCAACGACGAGAAGAACAAGGCCGACTTCAAGGCCAAGTACGGCTACGATCTCGGCGTGCCGGTCAACTGGTCGGCCTATGAGGATATCGCCGAATTCTTCACCGGCCGCGACGTCAACGGCAAGAAAGTCTTCGGCCATATGGACTATGGCAAGAAGGACCCGTCGCTCGGCTGGCGCTTCACCGATGCCTGGCTCTCCATGGCCGGCAACGGCGACAAGGGCCTGCCGAACGGTCTGCCGGTCGACGAATGGGGCATCAAGGTCGATGCCAATTCGCGTCCGGTGGGCTCCTGCGTTGCTCGCGGCGGCGACACCAACGGCCCGGCCGCCGTCTACTCCATCCAGAAGTATCTCGATTGGTTGAAGGCCTACGCACCGCCGGAAGCTCAAGGCATGACCTTCTCGGAATCCGGTCCGGTTCCGTCGCAGGGCAATGTCGCCCAGCAGATCTTCTGGTACACGGCCTTCACCGCCGACATGGTCAAGCCTGGCCTGCCGGTCATGAACGCCGACGGCACGCCGAAATGGCGCATGGCTCCGTCGCCGCATGGCGTCTACTGGAAGGACGGCATGAAGCTCGGCTATCAGGACGTCGGTTCCTGGACGCTGATGAAATCCACGCCGATCGACCGCGCCAAGGCCGCATGGCTCTACGCGCAGTTCGTGACGTCGAAGACGGTGGATGTGAAGAAGAGCCATGTCGGCCTCACCTTCATCCGCGAATCCACCATCCGCGACAAGAGCTTCACCAAGCGTGCGCCTGAACTCGGTGGCCTGATCGAGTTCTATCGTTCGCCGGCTCGTGTCCAGTGGTCGCCAACCGGCACCAACGTTCCGGACTATCCGAAGCTGGCACAGCTCTGGTGGCAGGCGATCGGCGATGCCGCATCGGGTGCCAAGACCGCGCAAGGCGCCATGGATGCGCTCTGCGCCGACCAGGAAAAGGTGATGCAGCGCATCGAACGCGCCGGCGTTCAGGGCGATATCGGTCCGAAGCTCGCCGAGGAACACGATCTCGCCTACTGGAACGCCGATGCCGTCAAGAACGGCCATCTCGCCCCGCAGCTGAAGATCGCCACCGAGAAGGAAAAGCCGGTCACCGTCAACTACGACGAACTGGTCAAGAGCTGGGCCGACGCACAGAAGTAA